ACGGACAAAGAAGAGCAAAGATTAGCGAATACGGACTTCAATTAAGAGAGAAACAAAAAGCTAAATTTATGTACGGAATTTCTGAAAAGCAATTTAGAAAGCTATTCCAAGAAGCAGCTAGAAGAGAAGGCAACACAGGTGCGCTTTTAGTTCAACTTCTTGAGCAAAGACTTGACAACGTAGTTTACAGAATGGGCTTTGCTACAACTCGCAGATTTGCTCGTCAGCTTGTAACTCACGGACATATTTTAGTAAACGGTAAAAAAGTTGATATCCCATCATACAGAGTTGATGCCGGCGCTAAAATCGAGATAGTAGAGAGGTCAAAAAACAACCCTCAAATAGTTCGCGCTATTGATCTCACAGCACAAACCGGAATCGTTTCTTGGGTTGATGTTGAAAAAGATAAAAAATTTGGAATTTTTACAAGAACACCAGAAAGAGAAGAGGTTGTCATTCCTGTTGAGGAAAGATTCATAGTAGAGCTTTATTCGAAATAATAAGGGGTGTAATAATGAAAAAGATTACTACATCAGCTTATATGCCTACCGAAATTTCGGTAGAGAGTATAAGCGAAAATGTTGCTAGAATAACAGCCTATCCATTTGAGACAGGTTATGCGGTGACTTTAGCTCACCCTCTTCGTCGTCTTCTTTATAGCAGCACCGTAGGATTTGCTGCTACAGGCGTTAAGATAGAGGGTGTTGCGCACGAGTTTGATTCTATGCGCGGTATGCTTGAAGATGTTGCTCAGTTCATTATAAATTTAAAGAATTTGCGCTTCAAGCTTAAAAATGACTCTGAAAAAGAGATTGTGGAGTATTCTTTTAAAGGGCCAAAAGAGATAAGCGGTAAAGATCTTGGCAATGATTTGGTTGAGATTGTAAATCCTGATGCTTATTTGGCTACTATAAATGAAGATGCTGAGCTTAAATTTTCGATCATTATACAAAAAGGTATAGGTTATGTTCCTAGCGAAGAGATTCGTGAAGAGATGGAAGATGACTATATAGCTCTTGATGCTTTCTTTACGCCAGTAAAAAAGGCTGTGTATGAGTTGCAAAATGTTTTGGTTGAAGACAACCCAGATTATGAAAAGATAGTTTTTACAGTTACTACCGATGGTCAGGTTGGTGCAATAGAAGCATTTAAGCATGCCATTGAGGCTATGTATCACCAAATGTCTGTATTTAAAGGCGTTTTGGATATTGATATCTCTGCACAGACTAGTGGAGCTATGGCTTCAGGTGAGCATACTAAACTTCTTCAAAGTGTTGAAGATTTAAATTTAAGCGCTAGAAGCTTTAACTGCCTTGATAGAGCAGATGTTAGATTTATCGGTGAGCTTGCTTTAATGGATGAAAATGAGCTGAGAGATCTTAAAAATCTAGGTAAAAAATCTCTTGAAGAGATAAAAGCCGTAATGGAAGAGATTGGATATCCTATCGGAGGCAATGCTTTAGGCAACGGTAAAGATCAGCTTAAAAAGAAGATTGCTGAGCTAAAATCACAAACCAGCCCAAAAGAATAAAAGGACAATAAATGAGACATAAACATGGTTATAGAAAATTAGGTAGAACGGCATCTCATCGTTCTGCATTGCTTAAAAATATGGCAATTGCGATAATAAAAAGTGAAAAGATTGAGACCACTCTACCAAAAGCAAAAGAGCTTAGAAGCTATATCGAAAAGCTTATCACAAGAGCTAGAAAAGGCGATAGCAACGCTCACAGAGCAGTTTTTGCAAGCCTTCAAGACAAAGAGACTACAAACAAGCTTGTTACCGAAGTAGCTCCTAAATTTGTAGGACGCAACGGCGGCTATACAAGAATAGTAAAAACTCGCATTAGACGTGGCGATGCAGCTGAAATGGCTTATATAGAGCTAGTTAGCGAATAATTTTTAGAGAGCTTCGGCTCTCTTCTTTCTAATTCTTCATTTATAATTTTAATTTTTTAGCCTTTATTTTACGTAACTTTAAATTTCCAAAAGATACAATTTTAACTCTAATTATCAAAAATTTGATCTATAAATTTAACGAAAGAGCTTATGAAAAAACTAGTTTGGTTAAACCCCATTGTAAAAAGCATTTATGATTTTGAATCCCTAAAGAAGCTTTTAGAAGATAAGGGTTTTAGTATCGTAGAGTGTAAAAAAGATCATGTTAAAAATGTTAAAACAGCCTACAAAAACCAGCTCAAATTTAAAAATTTAATCCTAGATAGTCGCTGCCCTAGAGCTGTAAACTTTATAAGATCAAATTTCAAAGAGCATTCGAGTCAAATTTCAAAGCTAAATCCTATCCTCATAGAAAGTGCACTTGAACTTAGCGCAAATTTAAAGCACGACGAACATCTTTTTATAACTACCCCTTGCGAGGATTTAGCCAAGCTTGGCAGAGAGTTAAATTTGACTCAGACTACATTTTTAACTTGGAAAGATTTTAAAGAGCTAAACGAGATAAATTTGAGCACAAACAAAATAAATTTAAGCCCGATTCCCGTTGGTTTTTTTGAAAATTTGGGCATAAAAACTCTCAGTTTAAGCAGCGAAGAAAAGATACAAAACGCATTTTCTTATAAATTTAACGAGCTAAAAAACTATCAGATCATCGAGCTTTTGCACTGCGAAAACGGCTGTCACAATGGAGACGGGCTTTGAAGGAAATTTTTAAAAAGAGCATTTTGATCCTTGCTGTGTTTGCTATTTGGCACACTGTTTGCGAGCTTGAAATTTTTACGGCTTATATCCTGCCAAGTCCGATCGTCACCTTTAAAACTATGTTTAATATGACGCTAAGCGGCGAGTTGGTTACGCACACGCTCATTAGCTTTAAGCGCATTTTTACAGGCTACGCTCTTGCTTTTGCGCTGGCGCTTATTCTTGGTGGCATAGCGGTACTTCTGCCTAAGATCAGCGTTTATTACGAGTGGATTTTGGAGTTTTTTAGAAACATTCCTCCGCTTAGCTTGATTGCGATTTTGGTGCTTTGGTTTGGCATTAACGAGGCTCCAAAGATAATCATCATCATCCTTGCGTCGTTTTTCCCGATGTTTTTAAGCATTTCAAAAGGGCTAACGAACTGCGATATTAAGCTCATTGAAGTCGGTAAAATTTTTGGTTTTAGCAAATTTGAAATTTTTTACAAAATCATTCTAAAAAGCGCACTTAAAGACATTTTTGTCGGAATGCGTATCGGCTTTGGCTACGCTATGAGAGCCATCATTGGAGCGGAGATGATCGCAGCCTCAAGCGGACTTGGCTATCTTATCCTTGACGCAGAAGAGCTTTCGCGCGCGGATAGGATATTTGTGGGTATATTTACGATCGGAGTTTGTGGGGTGCTTATTGATCGGATATTTTTGTTTTTGATAGCCAAATTTAGAGTTTTGCGAGGCGAATAATGATAGAAATCTCAAATTTATCCAAGTATTTTTTCATCCACGGCAAGCGCCTTGACGTCATAAAAAATTTAAATTTAACCATCAAAAAAGATAAGATCACCGTCGTGCTTGGCAGGAGTGGTTGTGGTAAAACAACTCTTTTAAGGCTTATTGCCGGGCTTGAGAGCCTAAGTGCAGGCGAGATCAGGATCAAAAATGAAGCCAAAATCGGCTTTGTCTTTCAAGAAGCGCGCCTTATGCCGTTTTTAAACGTCTATGAAAATATCGTTTTTTCGCTCAAAAAGCATGAGATTAACGAGGCTAAAATTGATGATCTCATATCGATGATAGGGCTTAACGACTTTAAATTCGCCTCTCCTTCGCAGCTTTCAGGCGGCATGTCCTCTCGCGTCGCTCTTGCACGAGTGCTTGCGTATGAGGCGAATTTGATCCTTATGGATGAGCCTTTTGCGGCGCTTGATGCCTTTACGAGGGCCAGTATGCAAGCTGAAATTTTAAAGATACAAGCCGGCAAAACCATCCTTTTTGTAACTCACAATATCGATGAAGCGCTATTTTTGGCAGACGAGATCATCTTGCTTGAAAAAGGCGGTATCAAATCAAGCTACGATCTATCAAATTTAGCTAGGCCCAGAGACTTGCTTTGTGATGATGTGATAAGGCTAAAGCGCGAAATTTTAGCTCACATTTAGCGGTCTATCTCGCATTCTATTGCAAACCGTACAATTTGTCGAGGTTTCTAAGATAGCTAGAACTTTTCTCTTTACTATTTAGTATGATTAAAATTTCTAAAAAAGTATTATGGCAATTGATAATTAAAACCAGAATGAAGCAAAAATTTTATATAATTTGGTTTTTAAATCAAAAAGGAGAAAAGATGAGAAAGATCTTTAAAATTTTATGTGCGTTTTCCTTGCTTTGCTCTCTTGCAAATGCAAAAGAAAATTTAGACAAAATCGGCATAACTTACGT
This Campylobacter sp. RM16192 DNA region includes the following protein-coding sequences:
- a CDS encoding ABC transporter permease, with translation MKEIFKKSILILAVFAIWHTVCELEIFTAYILPSPIVTFKTMFNMTLSGELVTHTLISFKRIFTGYALAFALALILGGIAVLLPKISVYYEWILEFFRNIPPLSLIAILVLWFGINEAPKIIIIILASFFPMFLSISKGLTNCDIKLIEVGKIFGFSKFEIFYKIILKSALKDIFVGMRIGFGYAMRAIIGAEMIAASSGLGYLILDAEELSRADRIFVGIFTIGVCGVLIDRIFLFLIAKFRVLRGE
- the rpsD gene encoding 30S ribosomal protein S4, whose amino-acid sequence is MARYRGPVEKLERRLGVSLALKGERRLAGKSAVEKRPYAPGQHGQRRAKISEYGLQLREKQKAKFMYGISEKQFRKLFQEAARREGNTGALLVQLLEQRLDNVVYRMGFATTRRFARQLVTHGHILVNGKKVDIPSYRVDAGAKIEIVERSKNNPQIVRAIDLTAQTGIVSWVDVEKDKKFGIFTRTPEREEVVIPVEERFIVELYSK
- a CDS encoding ABC transporter ATP-binding protein; protein product: MIEISNLSKYFFIHGKRLDVIKNLNLTIKKDKITVVLGRSGCGKTTLLRLIAGLESLSAGEIRIKNEAKIGFVFQEARLMPFLNVYENIVFSLKKHEINEAKIDDLISMIGLNDFKFASPSQLSGGMSSRVALARVLAYEANLILMDEPFAALDAFTRASMQAEILKIQAGKTILFVTHNIDEALFLADEIILLEKGGIKSSYDLSNLARPRDLLCDDVIRLKREILAHI
- the rplQ gene encoding 50S ribosomal protein L17, with product MRHKHGYRKLGRTASHRSALLKNMAIAIIKSEKIETTLPKAKELRSYIEKLITRARKGDSNAHRAVFASLQDKETTNKLVTEVAPKFVGRNGGYTRIVKTRIRRGDAAEMAYIELVSE
- a CDS encoding DNA-directed RNA polymerase subunit alpha, which produces MKKITTSAYMPTEISVESISENVARITAYPFETGYAVTLAHPLRRLLYSSTVGFAATGVKIEGVAHEFDSMRGMLEDVAQFIINLKNLRFKLKNDSEKEIVEYSFKGPKEISGKDLGNDLVEIVNPDAYLATINEDAELKFSIIIQKGIGYVPSEEIREEMEDDYIALDAFFTPVKKAVYELQNVLVEDNPDYEKIVFTVTTDGQVGAIEAFKHAIEAMYHQMSVFKGVLDIDISAQTSGAMASGEHTKLLQSVEDLNLSARSFNCLDRADVRFIGELALMDENELRDLKNLGKKSLEEIKAVMEEIGYPIGGNALGNGKDQLKKKIAELKSQTSPKE